A region from the Silene latifolia isolate original U9 population chromosome 7, ASM4854445v1, whole genome shotgun sequence genome encodes:
- the LOC141590046 gene encoding uncharacterized protein LOC141590046, with the protein MNNGLNTRAKLASFGFCQEHSCCICENSDETQDHLFFQCDYSQRVLQAVEKWCGFRVDVTMTVLAIPGSRMKGLKQLVHCQLWVSCYYHVWLERNTARLQAVVTSPAKLAERIITDAKTRIMSKVCKTKFGQDSVWLRKWGCLVIR; encoded by the coding sequence ATGAATAATGGTCTTAATACCCGTGCCAAACttgcatcttttgggttctgtcaAGAGCATTCTTGCTGCATATGTGAAAATTCAGATGAAACACAAGATCACCTGTTTTTTCAATGTGATTACAGTCAAAGAGTCCTGCAGGCAGTTGAGAAGTGGTGTGGTTTCAGGGTTGATGTTACCATGACAGTATTGGCAATTCCTGGCAGtagaatgaaaggattgaagcAGCTGGTGCACTGTCAGTTATGGGTCTCTTGCTATTATCACGTCTGGTTGGAAAGAAATACTGCAAGATTGCAAGCAGTGGTCACCTCACCTGCTAAGCTGGCTGAAAGGATAATAACAGATGCTAAGACGAGAATAATGAGTAAGGTTTGCAAAACCAAATTTGGGCAGGATAGTGTGTGGTTGAGAAAATGGGGTTGTTTAGTaatacgttaa
- the LOC141590044 gene encoding uncharacterized protein LOC141590044, whose product MQCGSERVFPWRVVNKDDNTPAHVALLNGNVSLAVYLVEKDGSLARVLNHSKETLLHLAIQYHVFETYGPGSDIWPIMELLLQTDSSVTCWEDADGATPLHRATSLKPAYCIPVIRAMLASCPKAAEVHDKGSGQTILHHLTNHQVASYKESLELLSIPQVYALRNIKNHQGDTPLHLTARNHDRNMVDVLLRYSAKIGIKNQSGVSAWTLVRQLEEMRFIERPIEDRRKLTKTKREAAKEGNVAFLNEKLVSLGTHFLVSRTPKGGNILHILMQYREHLIDEAENFIRQAIQKVGEEAGVDARAGVYYPPWKLKNLKGDTPLHIAVRAGNFDAAMKLLEIDDEVTGYVNNRIQTPLHILASCDGNLYSLQ is encoded by the exons ATGCAATGTGGCAGTGAGAGAGTATTCCCGTGGAGGGTGGTGAATAAGGATGACAACACGCCGGCTCACGTTGCGCTTCTGAATGGCAACGTTTCGTTAGCCGTGTATTTGGTTGAGAAGGATGGTAGTCTTGCTCGCGTATTGAATCATTCTAAGGAAACTCTTCTTCATCTTGCTATCCAATACCATGTTTTTG AAACGTATGGACCTGGATCGGATATCTGGCCTATTATGGAACTGTTGTTGCAAACAGATAGTTCAGTTACATGCTGGGAAGATGCAGATGGTGCAACTCCACTTCATCGAGCCACATCACTCAAACCCGCTTATTGCATTCCAGTTATTAGAGCCATGTTGGCTAGCTGCCCCAAGGCTGCAGAGGTCCATGACAAGGGGTCTGGCCAAACCATCTTGCATCACCTCACAAACCATCAGGTGGCAAGCTACAAGGAAAGCCTAGAGTTGCTAAGCATTCCACAAGTATATGCTCTTAGAAATATTAAGAACCATCAAGGAGATACACCTTTACACCTCACTGCTAGGAATCACGACAGGAACATGGTTGATGTCCTTTTAAGATATTCCGCAAAAATTGGAATAAAGAATCAAAGTGGTGTCTCGGCATGGACTTTGGTACGACAACTTGAAGAG ATGAGATTTATAGAGAGGCCGATAGAAGATAGGAGAAAATTGACGAAAACAAAACGTGAAGCTGCAAAAGAAGGAAATGTCGCATTCCTTAATGAAAAACTGGTCTCCTTAGGAACACATTTCTTGGTTTCGCGAACACCCAAGGGAGGCAACATCCTTCATATATTAATGCAATACAGGGAGCACCTAATTGACGAAGCTGAAAACTTCATCAGACAAGCAATACAAAAA GTGGGAGAAGAGGCAGGGGTTGATGCCAGAGCCGGGGTCTACTACCCACCATGGAAACTAAAGAATCTCAAAGGTGATACACCACTTCATATTGCGGTGAGAGCCGGAAATTTTGATGCTGCTATGAAGTTGCTAgaaattgatgacgaggtgactGGCTATGTCAACAATCGTATTCAGACGCCTCTTCATATTCTGGCCTCTTGTGATGGTAATCTCTACTCTTTACAGTGA
- the LOC141590045 gene encoding uncharacterized protein LOC141590045 — translation MERTSWPDENSRILLNILNEEKNRGVSKFNWGNIAKKFNAQKECNVTGKQVQNHYSDLKERYKGWEELQGLSGISFNPITKKVAVDEKSLERYNAFIERNAKYGLKIIRGELANIDEMSKLFDGKFAHGVGGCFSPAMAKGPSYLSRQIEDLTNDETSQDNEVSGDDEFKETMFDDEHKAPPTLVDQKVFVGTSRKRKVEEPISPEERKRRETSFDRVIALLSGTGVGSSSKQPSTAEMVSDELTRMKVAEESGDAYFVSAVRYLSDETRAKIFLSLKNDNQKWIYLRVMDVDPLFTRLY, via the exons ATGGAAAGAACTTCTTGGCCCGATGAAAATTCAAGAATTTTGCTCAACATTCTAAATGAGGAGAAAAACAGAGGAGTTAGCAAATTTAATTGGGGAAACATTGCCAAGAAATTTAATGCACAAAAAGAATGTAATGTGACTGGAAAACAAGTGCAAAATCATTAttcagatttgaaagaaagatACAAGGGTTGGGAGGAATTGCAAGGTTTATCTGGCATATCATTCAATCCTATTACTAAAAAAGTTGCTGTAGATGAGAAGTCTTTGGAGAGATATAACGCATTCATAGAG CGGAATGCAAAGTATGGGCTAAAAATAATCAGAGGAGAATTGGCTAACATTGATGAAATGAGCAAACTATTTGATGGAAAATTTGCGCATGGGGTGGGTGGTTGTTTTTCTCCGGCAATGGCAAAAGGGCCATCTTACTTGAGTAGGCAAATTGAGGATCTTACTAATGATGAAACATCTCAAGACAATGAAGTTTCAGGTGATGATGAATTTAAAGAAACCATGTTTGATGATGAGCATAAAGCTCCACCAACTTTAGTTGACCAAAAAGTTTTTGTGGGAACCTCACGTAAACGAAAGGTTGAAGAACCCATTAGTCCAGAAGAACGTAAGAGAAGGGAAACTAGTTTTGATAGAGTTATCGCACTATTGTCGGGAACTGGTGTTGGTTCTTCAAGTAAGCAGCCTTCTACAGCTGAGATGGTTAGTGATGAATTGACTAGAATGAAAGTTGCAGAAGAATCGGGTGACGCGTACTTTGTCTCCGCTGTCAGATATTTAAGTGATGAAACACGTGCCAAGATATTCCTATCCCTTAAAAATGATAATCAAAAGTGGATCTATCTAAGAGTGATGGACGTAGATCCCTTGTTCACTCGCCTTTACTAG